A portion of the Naumovozyma castellii chromosome 2, complete genome genome contains these proteins:
- the PEX8 gene encoding Pex8p (ancestral locus Anc_3.136): MNATQSNDIAVDNLIRTLRTNPTTLTKEAISVTIHNSVYYIPRIRQIRQLRLLVHSFFETELWNRDIDILELQTAAQSIFQWKLEISEPVIPLYDFYNVWEECIANVKKWTLVKLSILSGILVTRDLFSTLQRSIFIDGTGNVIKLYIKWRQIFFIPIFTQFINNIENKPMAYVDLLVMLYSPLSVFSDNKLHNIPWNLISEASVRLIIEYTINHKENDATFLARNLNQVARTFSISVEQNDISAIAQTVNQLSKTCYDLSSRESNAHEGKIQKDYAGKYYFNVFVSVVMVLKGCLERSRQISNKVNNPLNTRLYHQNLMCLFYLNFIALDVGTIDFEMYEYVYEVSCSGIELFVNQSRDSQSLAYYTHILNTMKGNIWFQGPQTKVDTSKLLFLLGFIERTIGKMNKITPTFFTEIIEPLQLQCMKSSSPAITESIHSMNLALFDNVVSGKSLLVWLTEYYMKYINLSITQYLDGKITDLQLILIYQRLGSKLPTLQTFDKDLSRKVLHFTYFKIVNCSPNELEEQANLTKCMMFLLPFITEKYKVDWLNNIKELITTLKFNKNQYNELVFTLWDVISSIKSDTCLRWWYIHRVHIQGSL, translated from the coding sequence ATGAACGCTACCCAAAGTAATGACATTGCCGTAGATAACCTCATCAGAACACTAAGAACAAACCCTACCACTTTGACGAAGGAAGCCATCTCGGTAACTATCCACAATTCAGTTTACTACATACCAAGAATAAGGCAAATACGACAACTGCGACTTCTCGTTCATTCTTTCTTCGAAACGGAATTATGGAACCGTGACATTGATATCTTAGAGCTACAGACAGCTGCCCAATCTATTTTCCAATGGAAATTGGAAATCTCAGAACCAGTGATACCTCTCTATGACTTCTATAATGTTTGGGAAGAATGTATTGCTAACGTTAAAAAATGGACCCTTGTAAAATTATCAATCTTAAGTGGGATCCTTGTCACAAGAGACCTCTTTTCTACTTTACAAAGATCAATCTTCATTGATGGAACGGGAAATGTCATAAAATTATACATCAAATGGAgacaaatattctttatacCCATCTTCACTCAATTCATAAACAATATAGAGAATAAACCAATGGCTTACGTGGATTTATTGGTGATGCTGTATTCTCCTCTAAGTGTCTTCTCTGATAATAAACTTCACAATATACCTTGGAATTTAATCTCAGAAGCATCTGTTAGGTTGATAATTGAATATACCATTAATCATAAAGAGAATGATGCTACGTTCCTGGCAAGGAATTTAAATCAAGTGGCAAGGACGTTCTCAATTTCGGTAGAACAAAACGATATCTCAGCCATAGCTCAAACAGTAAACCAGTTAAGTAAGACGTGCTATGATCTCTCTTCAAGAGAGTCAAATGCACACGAAGGTAAGATTCAGAAGGATTACGCCGGGAAGTATTACTTTAATGTATTTGTTTCTGTTGTAATGGTTCTCAAAGGATGTTTAGAAAGATCACGccaaatttcaaacaaaGTAAACAACCCATTGAATACACGATTGTATCATCAGAATCTTATGTGcctattttatttaaattttattgcGCTTGATGTGGGAActattgattttgaaatgtaTGAATACGTTTATGAAGTCTCATGCAGTGGAATCGAGCTTTTTGTAAATCAGAGTCGTGATTCACAGTCATTAGCATATTATACACATATTTTAAACACCATGAAAGGGAATATTTGGTTTCAAGGCCCTCAAACAAAAGTGGATACTTcgaaattattattcttattagGTTTTATTGAACGTACCATTGGgaagatgaacaaaatTACACCTACTTTTTTCACTGAGATAATTGAGCCGCTACAATTGCAGTGTATGAAGTCATCTAGTCCTGCTATAACAGAATCCATCCATAGTATGAATCTGGCgttatttgataatgttGTATCAGGGAAGTCGCTACTGGTTTGGTTGACAGAATACTATatgaaatatatcaatTTAAGTATTACTCAATATCTTGATGGAAAAATTACTGACCTCCAATTAATACTGATTTATCAAAGACTAGGTTCCAAATTACCAACCTTACAAACATTTGACAAGGATCTCTCCCGAAAAGTTTTGCATTTTACATACTTTAAAATTGTGAATTGTTCACCAAATGAACTAGAAGAACAGGCGAATCTAACTAAATGCATGATGTTTCTTTTACCATTTATTACTGAGAAATACAAAGTGGACTGGTTAAATAACATTAAAGAACTGATAACTACACTAAAGTTCAATAAAAACCAATATAATGAATTGGTTTTTACCCTCTGGGACGTTATATCCTCTATTAAATCAGACACATGTCTGAGATGGTGGTATATTCATAGAGTTCATATCCAGGGTTCGCTttaa
- the NCAS0B05290 gene encoding uncharacterized protein produces MKFTLKYFIVSLLTLTTHFVFADPSLETPPTDIVKERTPQFPWYTAMATVLRGRYVYANVEPPTWANLVWWAGLTADDGGLLDTWEDLESAYNFCNGLWDKHEICIESSTKAMKSVVQILIMCLIGWYSTTFVAVIRDTNLNKKNLQARQAKKQQ; encoded by the coding sequence ATGAAATTCACTCTGAAATACTTTATCGTTTCTCTACTGACCCTAACAACTCATTTTGTGTTCGCTGATCCTTCTTTGGAGACTCCACCTACAGATATAGTGAAGGAAAGAACACCTCAATTCCCATGGTACACGGCAATGGCAACTGTCCTACGAGGAAGATACGTCTATGCAAATGTGGAACCACCCACTTGGGCCAATTTGGTATGGTGGGCAGGATTGACTGCTGATGATGGTGGGTTACTCGATACTTGGGAAGACCTTGAGAGCGCATATAATTTCTGTAATGGACTTTGGGATAAGCATGAAATATGTATTGAAAGCTCCACTAAGGCCATGAAGAGTGTAGTTCAGATTTTGATAATGTGCCTCATTGGATGGTATTCAACAACTTTTGTTGCCGTGATAAGAGATACCAACCTgaataagaagaatttgCAAGCACGTCAAGCTAAAAAGCAACAATAG
- the ATP19 gene encoding F1F0 ATP synthase subunit k (ancestral locus Anc_3.128), with translation MANTYEIMGRVIQPHQLAVATIGAVALIALPNPFACKKEKVAEIKGKSPEEDKFIKEYLEAHKLK, from the coding sequence ATGGCCAATACATATGAAATAATGGGAAGAGTTATCCAACCTCATCAGTTGGCTGTTGCAACTATCGGTGCAGTAGCCCTTATTGCTCTACCTAACCCTTTTGCTTGTAAGAAGGAGAAAGTAGCAGAGATCAAAGGTAAGTCACCTGAGGAAgacaaatttattaaagaatatcTGGAAGCGCATAAACTAAAGTAA
- the DSC2 gene encoding Dsc2p (ancestral locus Anc_3.135) gives MSVDAPAGLSAFPVTKFAMVITGLIPLLAAISSYKYVFYTSYSPFLSEYHQYYKLLIFQLAAVNETDVILLILIWYQLRNLERVMGSFKYISVIALTYIYTTILISSLNLLVNWTIPWTIWNRYPTGTLPVVLALFHFYKEYTPQVYEFNVLLTQPLFSSEDKGNKQMELKLNDQFLLNSLCFLLCLNQGLVGIICGFVSWLCGVFMEKGLLPGVDTFRLPFINKLLFNRVNSRGSHVVRSLVQISEDPHHMGQDNGSRTPLLANDSNTILGGTNSSLGDEENTGDEPIRPLGVQFLDTFRR, from the coding sequence ATGTCTGTGGATGCTCCTGCTGGTCTTTCAGCGTTCCCCGTAACCAAATTTGCTATGGTAATCACCGGTTTAATCCCCTTATTGGCCGCAATATCCAGTTACAAATATGTCTTCTACACAAGCTATAGTCCATTCCTCTCAGAATACCATCAATATTACAAGTTACTGATATTTCAACTTGCAGCAGTGAATGAGACAGATGTGATTCTTCTCATCTTAATATGGTATCAACTCCGTAATTTAGAGAGAGTAATGGGATCCTTCAAATATATCAGTGTTATCGCCTTGACATACATATATACAACCATATTGATATCGTCTCTGAACCTATTAGTTAATTGGACAATTCCATGGACAATATGGAACAGATACCCAACGGGAACGCTACCTGTCGTTCTGGCATTGTTCCATTTTTACAAAGAATATACTCCACAGGTGTACGAATTCAATGTTTTATTGACACAGCCTCTTTTCAGCAGTGAAGATAAAGGGAACAAACAAATGGagttgaaattgaatgaccaatttttattaaattcattatgCTTTTTGTTATGTTTAAATCAAGGTTTGGTAGGAATAATATGTGGGTTTGTAAGTTGGTTGTGTGGTGTGTTTATGGAGAAGGGATTATTGCCCGGTGTAGATACCTTTAGATTGCccttcattaataaattacTCTTCAATCGTGTTAATTCAAGAGGTTCACATGTGGTGAGGAGTCTGGTCCAAATATCAGAGGACCCCCACCACATGGGCCAGGATAATGGGTCAAGGACCCCACTTTTAGCAAATGATTCCAATACCATTTTGGGAGGCACAAATAGTTCTCTGggagatgaagaaaatactGGAGATGAACCAATTCGTCCATTGGGGGTTCAATTCTTGGATACTTTTAGAAGATAG
- the BRX1 gene encoding ribosome biogenesis protein BRX1 (ancestral locus Anc_3.129), with the protein MSSIFKALTGKKSDNRSDKKQQDGKQFMNKQRTLLISSRGVNFRHRHLIQDLNSLLPHSRKEPKLDTKKDLQQLNEIAELYNCNNILFFEARKHKDLYLWLSKPPNGPTIKFYIQNLHTMDELNFTGNCLKGSRPVLSFDHRFSSSPHYQLIKELLIHNFGVPPNARKVKPFIDHVMSFSIVDDKIWVRTYEISHAARNKDEYEEGQQEELSLVEIGPRFVMTTILILEGSFGGPKIYENKQYVSPNVVRAQMKQQAANEAKARSEAAVERKLKKRENILAADPLSNEVLFKE; encoded by the coding sequence ATGTCTTCCATATTCAAGGCCTTGACTGGCAAAAAGAGTGATAACCGTTCAGATAAGAAGCAACAGGATGGAAAACAGTTCATGAACAAACAACGTACATTGTTGATCTCTAGTAGAGGTGTGAACTTTAGACATCGTCATTTAATCcaagatttgaattctttattaCCACATTCAAGAAAGGAACCAAAGTTAGATACCAAGAAGGATttacaacaattaaatgaaattgcAGAATTATACAACTGTAACAATATTCTGTTCTTCGAAGCCAGAAAGCATAAAGATTTATACCTATGGTTATCTAAACCACCAAATGGGCCAACCATTAAGTTCTATATCCAAAATTTGCATACTATGGATGAACTGAACTTTACTGGTAACTGTTTGAAGGGATCCCGTCCTGTTCTATCGTTTGATCAcagattttcttcttctccacATTATCAGTTGATCAAAGAATTACTAATTCATAATTTCGGTGTTCCTCCAAATGCCAGAAAGGTGAAGCCATTTATTGATCATGTCATGTCTTTCAGTATTGTTGACGACAAAATATGGGTTAGAACGTATGAAATATCCCATGCCGCAAGAAATAAGGATGAGTATGAAGAAGGGcaacaagaagaactaTCTTTAGTTGAAATTGGTCCAAGATTTGTCATGACTACTATTTTGATTCTTGAAGGTTCGTTTGGTGGTCCAAAGATTTAtgaaaacaaacaatatGTTTCTCCAAATGTCGTTAGAGCTCAAATGAAACAACAAGCCGCTAATGAAGCTAAGGCCAGATCCGAAGCTGCagttgaaagaaaattgaagaagagggAGAATATTCTAGCTGCTGATCCATTATCAAACGAGgtattatttaaagaataa
- the NCAS0B05300 gene encoding uncharacterized protein (ancestral locus Anc_3.133) — protein sequence MATEMLENSLSLSMVPPIGLHVRDLSIIASKTDTVLVNSFSLDLPSGSVMAVMGGSGSGKTTLLNVLASKISGGLKTDGDIHYILEEKPQRDSEQEQEVQDHVKMAYLPQQDVLSARLTCRETLMYAADLKLDRSKEEKKLVVDQLIHELGLKDCAETLVGDNTHRGLSGGEKRRLSVGTQMISNPSIMFLDEPTTGLDAYSAYLVVKTLKKLAKEDGRTFIMSIHQPRSDILFLLDQVCILSKGKVVYCDKMPNTIPYFDKLGYKVPQLVNPADYFIDISSVDGRSDSAQDETSKRLESLVEAWKDYETNTLNFKPVDTSREIEVENMSNQLSYWKQVAVLTRRNYKLNTNDYVTLIATFGEPIVMGAIVGWVYYKPDKTTTGGLRTITSCLYASVVVQCYLYLLFDTYRLCEQDIALYDRERAEGSVTPVAFMTARKLSLFFSDDIMMILLFTSITYFMWGLEANAGKFFFQFSINFLSQLCCSGLAMVSVAVSRDFSKASLVGNLSFTLLSMSCGFFVNAKVMPVYVRWTKYIGFTWYGFGTLLSNTFSDNFCTSDDPESCMGNEIVKTFGFPLHWKTVPAVILFCWVIGYYAVALLILYINKVDITLQGEIKSKTKKISKKDEATKESLDPFASLTKETDIDIESRSGSTSEITITLKDIDLEVDYLTFFSDIKTGLYHHQSKQILQSINATFKPGMINAIMGPSGSGKSTLLNLVSGRIESSFFAKFATTGSIMFNDVQISEEMFKNVCSYVSQDDDHLLAKLTVRETFKFAADLRLHNLTEEQRVIKSDELIRALGLKHCENNIIGNEFIKGISGGEKRRVTMGIQLLNDPPIVLLDEPTSGLDSFTSATILEILKKLSVEYGKTIIITIHQPRSELFKQFGNVLLLAKSGRTAFNGSPNEMIEYFASLGYDCPEFTNVADFFLDLISINTQNDQNEYTSKTRVENILTSWKEHSNRYSFNTPMDEKNEMSHETFLLEYGDCVRKPCASWLAYVVNVRRQFITTTRNFDSLMARIAQIPGLGAIFALFFAPLKHNYTSISNRLGLAQESTALYFVGMLANLACYPTERDYFYTEYDDNVYGIGPFFLAYLTLELPLSLLASVMYAVFTVLACGLPRTAANFFVTVYCSFVVTSCGEALGIMTNTFFERPGFVVNCISVILSIGTQMSGLMSLHMPRVLKGVNYLNPVGYTSAIIINYAFPESMKLTCNDGGMNPDGTCQMPNGKSVLEAYALVADTQKYLGVIICVAIIYRLIAFFILKAKLEWIKW from the coding sequence ATGGCTACCGAGATGCTAGAGAACAGCTTATCGCTATCCATGGTCCCGCCAATCGGGCTTCATGTAAGGGATCTCTCCATCATTGCCTCCAAGACAGACACCGTGCTGGTCAATTCATTCTCTTTGGACCTCCCCAGTGGGTCTGTGATGGCTGTCATGGGTGGGTCAGGGTCTGGGAAGACTACGTTGTTGAATGTCCTGGCGTCCAAGATAAGCGGTGGACTGAAGACGGACGGGGATATACATTATATCTTGGAGGAGAAACCACAGAGGGACAGTGAGCAAGAGCAGGAAGTGCAAGATCATGTGAAAATGGCATATTTACCACAACAGGATGTTCTTTCAGCTAGGTTGACATGTAGAGAAACACTAATGTATGCGGCTGATTTAAAATTGGATCGatccaaagaagagaagaaattagtAGTGGATCAGTTGATTCATGAACTGGGGTTGAAAGACTGTGCAGAGACGCTCGTGGGAGATAATACACATAGGGGACTCTCGGGTGGAGAGAAGAGACGTCTATCAGTCGGGACTCAAATGATTTCAAACCCTTCGATAATGTTCTTGGATGAACCCACCACGGGACTGGACGCTTATTCAGCATATCTTGTCGTTAAgactttgaagaaattagcAAAGGAGGATGGAAGAACGTTCATCATGTCCATTCATCAACCAAGATCAGATATCTTATTTTTGTTGGATCAAGTTTGTATCCTTTCCAAAGGGAAAGTCGTCTATTGTGACAAGATGCCAAATACTATACCTTATTTCGACAAACTAGGATATAAAGTACCGCAACTAGTTAACCCTGCTGACTATTTCATTGATATATCCAGTGTAGACGGAAGATCAGATTCCGCTCAAGATGAAACGTCAAAACGATTAGAATCATTAGTGGAAGCATGGAAAGACTACGAAACAAACACATTGAATTTTAAACCGGTAGATACCTCCAGAGAAATTGAAGTGGAAAATATGTCCAATCAATTATCATATTGGAAACAAGTTGCAGTGTTGACAAGAAGGAACTATAAATTGAATACCAACGATTATGTAACGCTCATAGCAACGTTTGGTGAACCTATAGTCATGGGTGCCATTGTGGGATGGGTTTATTATAAACCTGATAAGACTACCACAGGTGGCTTAAGAACCATAACGTCTTGTTTATATGCGTCCGTGGTGGTTCAATGTTATCTATATCTTCTTTTCGACACATACCGTCTATGTGAACAAGATATCGCACTCTATGATCGTGAAAGAGCTGAGGGATCTGTTACTCCCGTGGCATTTATGACAGCAAGAAAATTAtcgttatttttttctgaTGACATTATGATGATACTGTTATTCACATCGATTACTTACTTTATGTGGGGGTTGGAGGCAAATGCTggtaaatttttcttccaattttccattaatttcttatcaCAACTATGTTGTTCAGGATTAGCTATGGTTTCTGTAGCAGTATCTAGAGATTTCTCAAAGGCATCTCTAGTGGGTAATTTAAGTTTTACCTTATTATCAATGAGTTGTGGGTTCTTCGTTAACGCTAAAGTAATGCCCGTTTACGTGCGTTGGACGAAATATATAGGGTTCACTTGGTATGGGTTCGGTACTTTATTGTCGAATACATTTTCAGATAATTTTTGTACTTCAGACGATCCTGAATCCTGTATGGGGAATGAAATTGTGAAAACGTTTGGGTTCCCCCTTCATTGGAAAACAGTACCAGCAGTCATTCTATTCTGTTGGGTTATTGGATACTATGCTGTGGCCTTGCTTATATTATACATTAATAAAGTGGATATTACCCTTCAAGGTGAAATTAAATCTAAAACAAAGAAGATATCCAAGAAAGATGAAGCTACAAAAGAAAGTTTGGATCCATTTGCAAGTTTGACAAAGGAAACTGATATAGATATCGAGTCAAGAAGTGGATCCACTTCAGAAATTACAATTacattgaaagatattgatttaGAAGTTGACTATTTAACGTTTTTCAGTGATATCAAAACAGGATTATACCACCATCAGTCAAAACAGATTTTACAATCTATTAATGCTACATTTAAACCTGGGATGATCAATGCCATTATGGGACCGTCAGGTTCAGGTAAATCCACCCTATTGAATTTAGTGTCAGGTAGAATTGAATCATCATTCTTTGCCAAATTTGCAACCACTGGATCCATTATGTTTAATGATGTTCAAATTTCGGAGGAAATGTTCAAAAATGTTTGTTCATATGTATCACAAGATGATGATCATCTGTTAGCCAAATTGACAGTTCGTGAAACTTTTAAATTCGCAGCTGATTTAAGATTACATAACTTAACTGAAGAGCAAAGAGTTATAAAATCAGATGAATTGATTAGAGCGTTAGGTTTAAAACATTGTGagaataatattattggtAACGAATTTATTAAAGGTATTAGTGGTGGGGAAAAGAGAAGAGTCACAATGGGTAtccaattattaaatgatcCACCAATCGTTCTATTAGATGAACCAACATCAGGTCTAGACAGTTTTACATCCGCaacaattttggaaatcttaaagaaattatcagTAGAGTATGGTAAgacaattattattaccattCATCAACCAAGatctgaattatttaaacaATTTGGTAATGTGCTGTTACTAGCTAAATCTGGTAGGACTGCATTTAATGGATCGCCAAATGAAAtgattgaatattttgcaTCATTGGGTTATGATTGCCCCGAATTTACTAACGTTGCCGATTTCtttttggatttaattTCCATTAATACTCAAAATGatcaaaatgaatataCTTCTAAGACTAGAGTGGAAAACATTTTGACATCATGGAAGGAACATTCAAATAGATACTCATTTAATACACCAATGGACgagaaaaatgaaatgtCTCATGAGACATTTTTACTCGAATATGGTGATTGTGTAAGGAAACCATGTGCCTCATGGCTTGCATACGTTGTAAATGTGAGGAGGCAATTCATAACgacaacaagaaattttgattctttaATGGCTAGAATTGCACAAATCCCGGGACTTGGTGCTATATTTGCATTATTTTTTGCTCCATTGAAGCATAACTATACGAGTATAAGTAATAGATTAGGTTTAGCCCAAGAGTCGACAgcattatattttgttgGTATGCTTGCCAATTTGGCATGCTATCCAACTGAAAGGGATTATTTCTATACTGAATATGACGATAATGTCTATGGTATTGGTCCATTTTTCCTGGCATATTTGACATTAGAGCTACCACTTTCCCTGTTGGCGTCAGTAATGTATGCAGTGTTTACTGTCCTTGCCTGTGGGTTACCAAGAACTGCCgcaaatttctttgttaCAGTGTACTGTTCATTTGTGGTAACATCATGTGGTGAAGCACTTGGAATTATGACTAATacattctttgaaagacCTGGTTTTGTGGTTAATTGTATATCGGTCATCTTATCCATTGGTACTCAGATGTCTGGTTTAATGTCGCTACACATGCCTAGGGTGTTGAAAGGggtaaattatttgaatccTGTTGGATACACCTCTGCAATTATCATCAACTATGCATTCCCTGAATCAATGAAACTGACTTGTAATGACGGAGGGATGAATCCTGATGGAACATGTCAAATGCCGAATGGGAAATCCGTCTTAGAAGCATATGCTTTGGTAGCAGATACTCAAAAATATCTGGGAGTTATCATTTGTGTTGCCATTATCTATCGTCTCATCGCATTTTTTATCCTAAAGGCTAAATTAGAGTGGATAAAATGGTGA
- the NCAS0B05270 gene encoding uncharacterized protein, which yields MSQKIDFSKWPILPYTEIIKLKEDVKSDYLIWCKQEWDKAYAELELERAGGVAGVARTKAEQQTLWFDRRTYSSFIPCYTSHIRTRRYFCVDEMFESKKDSY from the coding sequence ATGTCccaaaaaattgattttaGCAAATGGCCAATTTTACCTTACACCGAGattataaaattgaaagaagacGTCAAGTCCGACTATTTAATATGGTGTAAACAGGAATGGGACAAGGCTTATGCAGAATTGGAACTGGAACGTGCTGGGGGAGTGGCTGGAGTGGCCAGGACAAAGGCAGAACAACAGACTTTATGGTTTGACCGTAGGACTTATAGCTCTTTTATTCCATGTTATACGTCACATATTAGGACAAGAAGGTATTTTTGTGTGGATGAAATGTTCGAGTCAAAGAAAGACTCTTATTAA